From one Microbacterium aurum genomic stretch:
- the pgm gene encoding phosphoglucomutase (alpha-D-glucose-1,6-bisphosphate-dependent): MSRAGQPAEASDLIDIDELIAAYYDRKPDASVPEQRVVFGTSGHRGSSLSTSFNEDHILATTQAIVDYRASQGITGPLFLGRDTHGLSLPAERTAVEVLVANGVDVRVDARDAWVPTPALSHAILTYNHDRSADDPGRADGIVVTPSHNPPRDGGFKYNPPHGGPADTDATGWIADRANALIAAGLDEVKRTRFADIDADGLGSYDFREGYVADLADIIDVEAIRRAGIRIGADPLGGASVEYWALIGERYGLDLTVVNPEVDPTWRFMTLDWDEKIRMDPSSPSAMASLVARRHEYDILTGNDADADRHGIVTPDAGLMNPNHYLAVAIDYLFSHRDRWPADAAVGKTLVSSMIIDRVAASLGRQLLEVPVGFKWFVPGLLDGSVAFGGEESAGASFLRFDGGVWTTDKDGILLCLLAAEILAVTGKTPSQRYAELEAQFGASAYQRVDAPATPAQKAALGKLSPDAVTATELAGEPITAKLSHAPGNGAAIGGLKVQTEHAWFAARPSGTEDVYKLYAESLRGPEHLAEVQAEARAVVAEALGGA, translated from the coding sequence ATGAGCCGTGCAGGACAGCCCGCCGAAGCATCCGACCTCATCGACATCGATGAACTGATCGCCGCGTACTACGACCGCAAACCCGACGCCTCGGTGCCCGAGCAGCGCGTCGTCTTCGGGACGAGCGGGCACCGCGGGTCGAGCCTGTCGACGAGCTTCAACGAGGACCACATCCTCGCCACGACCCAGGCGATCGTGGACTACCGCGCGTCCCAGGGCATCACCGGCCCGCTGTTCCTCGGACGCGACACCCACGGCCTGTCACTGCCCGCCGAACGCACCGCGGTCGAGGTACTGGTCGCGAACGGCGTCGACGTGCGGGTGGACGCGCGGGATGCGTGGGTGCCGACGCCGGCGCTCAGCCACGCGATCCTCACCTACAACCACGACCGCTCCGCCGACGACCCGGGCCGCGCCGACGGCATCGTGGTGACCCCGTCGCACAACCCGCCCCGCGACGGCGGCTTCAAGTACAACCCGCCGCACGGCGGCCCCGCCGACACCGACGCCACCGGATGGATCGCCGACCGCGCGAACGCACTCATCGCCGCTGGGCTCGATGAGGTCAAACGCACCCGGTTCGCAGACATCGACGCCGACGGGCTCGGCTCGTACGACTTCCGCGAGGGCTACGTCGCCGACCTCGCGGACATCATCGACGTCGAGGCGATCCGCCGGGCCGGCATCCGCATCGGAGCCGACCCGCTGGGCGGCGCGTCGGTCGAGTACTGGGCCCTCATCGGCGAGCGCTACGGGCTGGATCTCACCGTCGTGAACCCCGAGGTCGACCCGACGTGGCGCTTCATGACGCTCGACTGGGACGAGAAGATCCGCATGGACCCGTCTTCGCCCTCGGCGATGGCCTCCCTCGTCGCGCGGCGGCACGAGTACGACATCCTGACGGGCAACGACGCCGACGCCGACCGGCACGGCATCGTCACGCCGGACGCGGGGCTGATGAACCCGAACCACTATCTCGCCGTCGCGATCGACTACCTGTTCAGCCACCGCGACCGTTGGCCCGCGGATGCCGCGGTCGGCAAGACGCTCGTCTCGTCGATGATCATCGACCGTGTCGCCGCATCGCTCGGCCGGCAGCTGCTCGAGGTTCCGGTGGGCTTCAAGTGGTTCGTGCCGGGGCTGCTCGACGGGTCTGTCGCATTCGGCGGCGAGGAGTCGGCGGGAGCATCCTTCCTCCGGTTCGACGGGGGCGTCTGGACGACCGACAAGGACGGCATCCTGCTGTGCCTGCTCGCCGCCGAGATCCTCGCCGTCACGGGCAAGACGCCGTCGCAGCGGTACGCCGAGCTCGAGGCGCAGTTCGGCGCCTCCGCGTATCAGCGGGTCGACGCGCCGGCGACGCCCGCGCAGAAGGCGGCGCTCGGCAAGCTGTCACCGGATGCCGTGACGGCGACCGAGCTCGCCGGCGAGCCCATCACGGCGAAGCTGTCGCACGCGCCCGGCAACGGCGCCGCGATCGGCGGCCTCAAGGTGCAGACCGAGCACGCGTGGTTCGCCGCCCGCCCGTCGGGCACCGAGGACGTCTACAAGCTGTACGCCGAGTCGCTGCGCGGGCCCGAGCACCTCGCCGAAGTGCAGGCCGAGGCGCGCGCCGTCGTCGCGGAGGCCCTCGGCGGCGCGTGA
- the pheA gene encoding prephenate dehydratase, translated as MTSAPPTTVAPAASAPTRRTYSYLGPAGTFTEAALAQVTEARDQIWRPVRNVGEALADVVEGRSDAAMIAIENSVDGGVSTAQDALATMPGLRIVGEYLVPVSFVLVGRPGTRLSEVSLVAAHPVAYAQCLQWLSANLPEHAHLPAASNVASAVGIVDGVSDADAAIAPPGILEHYDLELLAEGIGDNVNAVTRFVLVSRTVPPAPPTGADKTSLIVELPEDHPGALLELLEQFATRGVNLSLLASRPIGDALGRYRFVIDADGHIEDERMADALLGLRRFSPKVIFLGSYPRADRAVVHYPDRYSDEVFVEARDWLRGLISGEPV; from the coding sequence GTGACTTCCGCGCCCCCGACGACCGTCGCACCGGCCGCCTCCGCCCCCACCCGCCGCACCTACAGCTACCTGGGACCGGCGGGCACCTTCACCGAAGCGGCGCTGGCCCAGGTGACCGAGGCGCGCGACCAGATCTGGCGGCCCGTCCGCAACGTCGGCGAGGCGCTCGCCGACGTCGTCGAGGGGCGGTCGGATGCCGCCATGATCGCGATCGAGAACTCCGTGGACGGCGGGGTGTCCACCGCGCAGGACGCGCTGGCGACGATGCCCGGGCTGCGGATCGTGGGGGAGTACCTGGTCCCGGTGAGCTTCGTGCTCGTCGGCCGGCCCGGGACGCGGCTGTCGGAGGTGTCGCTCGTCGCGGCGCACCCCGTCGCGTACGCGCAGTGCCTGCAGTGGCTGAGCGCGAACCTCCCGGAGCACGCCCATCTGCCGGCGGCGAGCAACGTGGCCTCGGCCGTCGGCATCGTCGACGGTGTCAGTGACGCCGACGCGGCGATCGCGCCCCCCGGCATCCTGGAGCATTATGACCTCGAACTGCTCGCGGAGGGCATCGGCGACAACGTCAACGCGGTGACGCGGTTCGTGCTGGTGAGCCGCACGGTGCCGCCGGCACCGCCGACCGGCGCGGACAAGACCTCGCTCATCGTGGAGCTCCCCGAGGACCACCCGGGTGCCCTGCTCGAGCTGCTGGAGCAGTTCGCGACCCGCGGCGTCAACCTGTCGCTGCTGGCGTCGCGGCCGATCGGCGATGCGCTCGGCCGCTACCGCTTCGTCATCGACGCCGACGGCCACATCGAGGACGAGCGCATGGCCGATGCGTTGCTGGGCCTTCGCCGATTCAGCCCGAAGGTCATCTTCCTGGGGTCGTATCCGCGCGCCGATCGGGCGGTCGTGCACTACCCCGACCGCTACTCCGACGAGGTGTTCGTCGAGGCGCGCGACTGGCTGCGCGGTCTCATCTCGGGCGAGCCCGTCTAG
- a CDS encoding MsnO8 family LLM class oxidoreductase: MNAPALSVLDLVPVRTGQTSAQAVAASLALAARADELGYRRYWFAEHHNMPAVASTSPPVLAAVAAARTRRIRVGSGGVMLPNHSPLVVAEQFAALEAIAPGRIDLGIGRAPGSDPVITQLLRMSGTTSDVDRFPDHIRDILALTSPEGATVRLTGRPDGDDRYAIHATPAATGAPELWLLGSSDYSAQLAAAFGLPYVFANHFSGEGLERALDLYRQNFQPSETLAAPRTFLTANAVVAATAQEAEERMLPQARMMARLRGGRPLTALETVEQAAAAEASDALAAPLLDALRRRWFVGEPADVRERLAQFAQTHGVDEVMLSPVAGAYDAEPMDAASGRLQTLELLAG; encoded by the coding sequence ATGAACGCCCCCGCACTCTCCGTCCTCGATCTCGTCCCGGTGCGCACCGGCCAGACCAGCGCGCAGGCCGTCGCCGCCTCCCTCGCTCTCGCCGCACGCGCCGACGAACTCGGCTACCGCCGCTATTGGTTCGCCGAGCACCACAACATGCCCGCGGTCGCCTCGACGAGCCCGCCGGTGCTGGCGGCCGTCGCCGCCGCCCGCACCCGCCGCATCCGCGTGGGGTCGGGCGGGGTCATGCTGCCCAACCACTCCCCGCTCGTCGTCGCCGAGCAGTTCGCCGCCCTCGAGGCCATCGCCCCGGGCCGGATCGACCTCGGCATCGGACGCGCGCCCGGCAGCGACCCGGTGATCACCCAGCTGCTGCGGATGAGCGGCACGACGAGCGACGTCGACCGCTTCCCCGACCACATCCGGGACATCCTCGCACTGACCTCACCCGAGGGCGCAACTGTGCGACTCACGGGCCGCCCCGACGGCGACGACCGGTACGCCATCCACGCGACCCCCGCCGCGACCGGCGCGCCGGAGCTGTGGCTGCTCGGCTCGAGCGACTACTCGGCGCAGCTGGCCGCCGCGTTCGGCCTGCCGTACGTCTTCGCAAACCACTTCTCCGGCGAGGGCCTCGAGCGCGCGCTCGACCTGTACCGGCAGAACTTCCAACCGTCCGAGACGCTCGCCGCGCCGCGCACCTTCCTCACCGCGAACGCCGTCGTCGCCGCGACCGCGCAGGAGGCGGAGGAGCGGATGCTGCCGCAGGCCCGCATGATGGCGCGCCTGCGCGGCGGGCGACCGCTGACCGCGCTCGAGACGGTCGAACAGGCCGCGGCGGCCGAGGCATCCGACGCTCTCGCCGCTCCCCTGCTCGACGCCCTGCGCCGACGCTGGTTCGTCGGCGAGCCCGCCGATGTGCGCGAACGGTTGGCGCAGTTCGCGCAGACGCACGGCGTGGACGAGGTCATGCTCTCCCCCGTCGCCGGCGCCTACGACGCCGAGCCGATGGACGCGGCATCCGGCCGCCTGCAGACCCTCGAGCTGCTCGCCGGCTGA
- a CDS encoding cryptochrome/photolyase family protein has product MPASPTLVWFRDDLRLADHPALRAAIDRGEPVIGVFLLDEVSPGIRPLGGAARWWLHHSLADLGARLAERGSALVLRRGAAAEEIPRFVAETGAGTVVWNRRYGGPERAIDADLKTRLRSDGVTVESYAASVLFEPWTVRTGAGTPFSVFTPFWNACLNLPAPRAPLPEPREIPGPATAPDTDALEEWGLLPTAPDWAEGLRERWRPGELAARRRLRDFLDDDLGTYDRARDEPAAGATSLLSPRLRWGELSPHTVWHDTLQAAGTGAHAASAHRFLSELGWREFAWHTLFHFPDLATRNWRASFDAFRWPHPDPEHLRAWERGETGIGLVDAGMRELWRTGYMHNRVRMVTASFLTKNLLVDWRIGEEWFWDTLVDADAANNPFNWQWVAGSGADAAPYFRIFNPARQAERFDPHGAYIAQWAPDAASRAPIVDLAATRREALDRYEDVKRAARAE; this is encoded by the coding sequence ATGCCGGCATCCCCGACCCTCGTCTGGTTCCGCGACGACCTGCGCCTTGCGGACCACCCCGCGCTGCGCGCGGCGATCGACCGCGGCGAGCCGGTGATCGGCGTCTTCCTGCTCGACGAGGTCTCCCCCGGCATCCGCCCCCTCGGTGGCGCCGCCCGCTGGTGGCTGCATCACTCGCTCGCCGACCTCGGCGCGCGTCTCGCGGAACGCGGATCGGCCCTCGTGCTGCGCCGCGGCGCCGCGGCTGAGGAGATCCCCCGGTTCGTCGCCGAGACGGGCGCGGGTACCGTCGTCTGGAACCGCCGCTACGGCGGACCGGAGCGCGCGATCGACGCGGACCTCAAGACCCGACTGCGGTCCGACGGCGTCACGGTCGAGTCGTACGCCGCATCCGTCCTCTTCGAACCGTGGACCGTCCGCACCGGCGCGGGCACCCCGTTCTCCGTGTTCACGCCGTTCTGGAACGCGTGCCTCAACCTGCCCGCGCCGCGCGCGCCGCTGCCCGAGCCCCGCGAGATCCCGGGGCCGGCGACGGCGCCCGACACCGACGCGCTTGAGGAGTGGGGTCTCCTGCCGACGGCTCCCGACTGGGCGGAGGGCCTGCGCGAACGCTGGCGGCCCGGAGAACTCGCCGCCCGCCGGCGGCTGCGCGACTTCCTCGACGACGACCTCGGCACCTACGACCGCGCCCGCGACGAACCGGCCGCCGGAGCGACCAGCCTGCTGTCGCCACGCCTGCGGTGGGGCGAGCTCAGTCCCCACACCGTCTGGCACGACACGCTGCAGGCCGCGGGCACCGGCGCTCACGCGGCCTCGGCCCATCGGTTCCTCTCCGAGCTCGGCTGGCGCGAGTTCGCCTGGCACACCCTCTTCCACTTCCCCGACCTCGCGACCCGCAACTGGCGCGCGAGCTTCGACGCGTTCCGCTGGCCGCACCCCGACCCCGAGCACCTCCGCGCCTGGGAGCGCGGCGAGACCGGCATCGGCCTCGTCGACGCCGGCATGCGCGAGCTCTGGCGCACCGGCTACATGCACAATCGGGTGCGGATGGTCACGGCATCCTTCCTCACGAAGAACCTCCTCGTCGACTGGCGCATCGGCGAGGAATGGTTCTGGGACACCCTCGTCGACGCGGATGCCGCGAACAACCCGTTCAACTGGCAATGGGTCGCCGGTTCGGGCGCCGACGCCGCCCCCTACTTCCGCATCTTCAACCCCGCCCGGCAGGCCGAGCGCTTCGACCCGCACGGCGCGTACATCGCGCAGTGGGCACCCGATGCCGCCTCCCGCGCCCCGATCGTCGACCTCGCCGCCACCCGTCGCGAGGCCCTCGACCGGTACGAGGACGTCAAGCGCGCCGCACGCGCGGAATGA
- a CDS encoding diacylglycerol/lipid kinase family protein, which translates to MCPADAETAERRAALVYNPTKVAAETLRASVTTHAQRAGWGEPLFYRTTVDDLGDGVTREALEAGATSVLVAGGDGTVRAVSEAMVDTGIPLTIVPSGTGNLLARNLGLPLTAPEAMVVAAFEGDVRAIDIGFAEFLREDGEREERAFVVMGGMGLDAAMIANTSGDLKKKVGWVAYVDGAARSLVGAKPFALMYQVAGDRMHRANVQSVLFANCGSLPAGLELIPEASVADGELDIVIFQPKNPIGWLAVWRRVAWDNSVLRRFRAGRRILRLRTKDNSVRYARGTGIQLAADAAHPVQLDGDEFGEATAIDVRIHAGGLHLAVPHGHTSPKL; encoded by the coding sequence ATGTGCCCCGCTGACGCCGAGACCGCCGAGCGCCGCGCGGCGCTCGTCTACAACCCGACGAAGGTCGCGGCGGAGACGCTCCGCGCTTCCGTGACGACGCACGCGCAGCGTGCCGGGTGGGGCGAGCCCCTCTTCTATAGGACGACGGTGGACGATCTCGGCGACGGCGTCACCCGCGAAGCCCTCGAGGCGGGCGCGACATCGGTGCTCGTCGCCGGCGGCGACGGCACGGTCCGCGCCGTCAGCGAGGCGATGGTCGACACCGGCATCCCCCTCACGATCGTCCCCAGCGGCACCGGCAACCTGCTCGCGCGCAACCTCGGACTGCCCCTGACCGCCCCGGAGGCGATGGTCGTGGCGGCGTTCGAGGGCGACGTCCGCGCGATCGACATCGGCTTCGCCGAGTTCCTGCGCGAGGACGGCGAGCGCGAGGAGCGCGCCTTCGTCGTGATGGGCGGTATGGGGCTGGATGCCGCGATGATCGCCAACACGAGCGGTGACCTCAAGAAGAAGGTCGGCTGGGTCGCCTACGTCGACGGAGCCGCGCGCTCCCTCGTCGGCGCGAAGCCGTTCGCCCTCATGTACCAGGTCGCCGGGGACCGGATGCACCGCGCCAACGTCCAGAGCGTGCTCTTCGCCAACTGCGGCTCCCTCCCGGCCGGCCTCGAGCTCATCCCCGAGGCCTCGGTCGCCGACGGCGAGCTCGACATCGTCATCTTCCAGCCGAAGAATCCCATCGGCTGGCTCGCCGTCTGGCGTCGCGTCGCCTGGGACAACAGCGTCCTGCGCCGCTTCCGCGCGGGCCGCCGCATCCTGCGCCTGCGCACGAAGGACAACTCGGTGCGCTACGCCCGCGGCACCGGCATCCAGCTCGCCGCCGACGCCGCCCACCCGGTGCAGCTCGACGGCGACGAGTTCGGCGAGGCGACGGCGATCGACGTCCGCATCCACGCCGGCGGACTGCACCTCGCCGTCCCGCACGGCCACACCTCGCCCAAGCTGTAG
- a CDS encoding type II toxin-antitoxin system VapC family toxin translates to MLAYFDSSALVPLVIDEPSTARVRTAWNAAHRVTTSLLSYVEARAALARAERSHRIGSDQHQQAIIDFDRLWDCVTPITPVESIVLSAAHLAALHRLRGYDAVQCATSLAVATDEMVAVSGDSELLDAWEAIGITTINPTI, encoded by the coding sequence ATGCTCGCGTACTTCGACAGTTCCGCTCTCGTGCCCCTGGTCATCGACGAGCCGTCCACCGCACGAGTCCGAACTGCATGGAACGCCGCCCACCGGGTGACGACCAGTCTGCTGAGCTATGTGGAAGCTCGAGCCGCTCTCGCACGAGCAGAGCGCTCACACCGCATCGGAAGTGACCAGCACCAGCAGGCGATCATCGACTTCGACCGCCTATGGGACTGCGTCACGCCGATCACCCCGGTCGAATCGATCGTGCTCAGCGCAGCTCACCTCGCCGCGCTACACCGACTGCGCGGTTATGACGCGGTCCAATGCGCGACCTCGCTGGCGGTCGCCACTGATGAAATGGTCGCGGTGAGCGGCGACTCCGAGCTCCTCGACGCCTGGGAGGCCATCGGCATCACGACGATCAACCCGACGATCTGA
- a CDS encoding type II toxin-antitoxin system Phd/YefM family antitoxin: MTVATIGIRELRDGLSRHLAAVQEGDEIVVTDHGKPIARILPYGEESPLDRLIRLGVARPPRAPRAPLPEPIKANGTVSDLIKEQRR; the protein is encoded by the coding sequence ATGACTGTGGCCACAATCGGAATCCGTGAGTTGCGCGACGGTCTGAGCCGTCATCTGGCAGCAGTTCAGGAGGGCGATGAGATCGTCGTCACTGACCACGGCAAGCCGATTGCCCGCATCCTTCCTTATGGGGAGGAGTCCCCCCTCGATCGCCTCATCCGTCTCGGCGTCGCCCGCCCTCCACGGGCGCCTCGCGCCCCTCTCCCCGAGCCGATCAAGGCCAACGGCACCGTGAGCGACCTGATCAAAGAGCAGCGCCGTTAG
- a CDS encoding helix-turn-helix domain-containing protein encodes MPRVPSAAAAYVGEQIRAARIRYTKTHDQLAAETGIDSSNIRSYESGRAMPSVLTLVRIADALGVTPGSLIDGLTVDLFPAESARRVG; translated from the coding sequence ATGCCCCGAGTCCCCTCTGCCGCAGCCGCCTATGTCGGCGAGCAGATCCGGGCCGCGCGGATCCGCTACACGAAGACCCACGACCAGCTGGCGGCCGAGACCGGCATCGACTCGTCGAACATCCGCAGCTACGAGAGCGGTCGGGCGATGCCGAGCGTTCTCACCCTCGTGCGCATCGCCGATGCCCTGGGCGTGACGCCCGGCTCCCTCATCGACGGGCTCACCGTTGACCTCTTCCCCGCCGAGTCAGCCCGTCGGGTCGGCTGA
- a CDS encoding restriction endonuclease subunit M: protein MADEKLVKSRQRVADHGEVFTPRWLVDDMLDLVGDETERIDSRFLEPACGSGNFLVPILERKLAVVQRRYGKSAFEKRHYALFGLMCIYGIELLADNAIECRENLAGTFARVLKLEQSPGGHASQSLSERSETKRDPLLAAAEAVLASNIVQGDALAMTDAVGAPIVFPEWAYLGRGRYQRRDFRYDALTQRSAASGTLFDAFEEHEIFTPVRTYPVMTIEEIAA, encoded by the coding sequence ATGGCCGACGAGAAGCTGGTGAAGTCGCGCCAGCGGGTCGCCGATCACGGCGAGGTCTTCACGCCCCGCTGGCTCGTCGACGACATGCTCGACCTGGTGGGGGATGAGACCGAGCGCATCGACTCGCGGTTCCTCGAGCCGGCATGCGGGTCGGGCAACTTTCTGGTGCCGATCCTCGAGCGCAAGCTCGCGGTGGTACAGCGCAGGTACGGCAAGAGCGCCTTCGAGAAACGGCACTACGCGCTGTTCGGCCTCATGTGCATCTATGGCATCGAGCTGCTCGCCGACAATGCGATCGAGTGTCGCGAGAACCTCGCGGGTACTTTCGCCCGGGTACTGAAACTGGAGCAGTCGCCTGGCGGGCACGCGTCCCAGTCGTTGAGCGAGCGAAGCGAGACGAAACGCGACCCCCTCCTCGCCGCAGCCGAGGCCGTCCTGGCGTCGAACATCGTGCAGGGCGACGCCCTCGCGATGACGGATGCCGTGGGCGCACCCATCGTCTTCCCCGAGTGGGCATACCTCGGCCGCGGCAGGTACCAGCGACGGGACTTCCGCTATGACGCGCTGACACAGCGCTCCGCGGCATCCGGCACGCTCTTCGACGCCTTCGAAGAGCACGAGATCTTCACGCCGGTGCGCACCTACCCCGTGATGACCATCGAGGAGATCGCTGCATGA
- a CDS encoding GmrSD restriction endonuclease domain-containing protein: MKTDVVKPKDIFYNPTRLTVPLFQRPYVWSLDEQWAPLWEDIVRLIDVIEDHNPDATHFLGAIVIQQVPTRLGALPTWNVIDGQQRMTTLQLLLDALHAQLERRGMTDLAEQVLPLVENPKSFRKAEEDRFKLWPTNRDRVSFAAVMAATPPISYGSIPESRLRDAHRFFSEAIAEWLGGNDADQRAALLVGAVTERLEIASIRLEAHEDAQAIFETLNARGTPLSAADLIKNFIFQQVDAAEAEKAYLAYWADFETPWWETEVTSGRIKNPRASLFLWQWLVARTLTDFPIREVFTQFKHYVNTVEKDVAALLPRIKTAADRYRAIIEGSENPNGPLDRTQLFSYRVGTLDSEISRPLLIWLDEPEQAEVSHADRHRILDLLESWFVRRALVKAPSQGSNRFIVDMLRELSRRPRQELASAVEGILVANHTAAGYWPGDGELRAALTDRNVYWNYRRSRLRMVLEALEDAKRGYPGVNPLAMGPIVRGKATVEHLMPQKWRAHWPADLDEEQARERDRRVQQLGNLTIVTQALNSKVSNGAWEQKRAHFLASDDVLITKDALALAGGSTWDEDTIAERTDQLITQIAALWPAPAGHVGLDVPPPPPITRASVDVAQLVDAGWLEVGTELDPRLRAVPGAVATVAQDGRLFVDGVAYDTPSAAAAVVYTAKGGVNGWWFWGISGTDKRLNDVRADYLASLGADAADAGVEADA, from the coding sequence ATGAAGACGGATGTCGTCAAGCCGAAGGACATCTTCTACAACCCGACGCGCCTGACCGTGCCGCTGTTCCAGCGGCCGTACGTGTGGTCCCTCGACGAACAGTGGGCGCCCCTCTGGGAGGACATCGTCCGGCTCATCGACGTGATCGAGGACCACAATCCGGATGCGACGCACTTCCTCGGCGCGATCGTCATCCAGCAGGTTCCCACCCGGCTCGGTGCGCTGCCCACGTGGAACGTGATCGACGGCCAGCAGCGGATGACGACACTGCAGCTGCTCCTCGATGCGCTGCACGCTCAGCTGGAGCGCCGCGGCATGACCGACCTCGCCGAGCAGGTGCTTCCGCTCGTCGAGAACCCGAAGAGCTTCCGCAAGGCCGAGGAAGACCGCTTCAAGCTCTGGCCGACGAACCGCGACCGCGTGTCGTTCGCCGCCGTCATGGCGGCGACGCCGCCGATCTCGTACGGCAGCATCCCCGAGTCGCGGCTTCGGGACGCCCACCGCTTCTTCTCTGAGGCGATCGCGGAGTGGCTGGGTGGGAACGATGCGGATCAGCGGGCCGCTCTGCTCGTGGGAGCCGTTACTGAGCGACTGGAGATCGCGAGCATCCGGCTCGAGGCGCACGAGGACGCGCAGGCGATCTTCGAGACGCTCAACGCGCGGGGCACGCCGCTGTCGGCCGCCGACCTGATCAAGAACTTCATCTTCCAGCAGGTGGATGCCGCGGAGGCGGAAAAGGCCTATCTCGCGTACTGGGCCGATTTCGAGACGCCCTGGTGGGAGACGGAGGTCACCTCCGGGCGCATCAAGAACCCTCGGGCGTCGCTCTTCCTGTGGCAGTGGCTCGTCGCACGCACGCTGACGGACTTCCCGATCCGCGAGGTGTTCACGCAGTTCAAGCACTACGTCAACACCGTCGAGAAGGATGTGGCCGCGCTGCTGCCGCGGATCAAGACGGCCGCTGACCGCTATCGCGCGATCATCGAGGGCTCGGAGAACCCGAACGGCCCCCTGGACCGGACGCAACTGTTCAGCTACCGCGTCGGCACGCTCGACTCCGAGATCAGCCGGCCGCTGCTCATCTGGCTCGACGAGCCGGAGCAGGCAGAGGTGTCGCATGCCGATCGCCACCGCATCCTGGATCTTCTGGAGAGCTGGTTCGTACGGCGCGCTCTGGTGAAGGCGCCCTCGCAGGGGTCCAACCGCTTCATCGTCGACATGCTCCGCGAGCTGAGCCGTCGGCCCCGACAGGAGTTGGCGAGCGCGGTCGAAGGCATTCTCGTCGCCAACCACACGGCGGCCGGTTACTGGCCGGGCGACGGCGAACTGCGCGCCGCGCTGACGGACAGGAATGTCTACTGGAATTACCGTCGCAGCCGCCTGCGGATGGTGCTCGAGGCGCTGGAGGACGCCAAGCGCGGCTATCCGGGAGTGAACCCGCTGGCGATGGGGCCGATCGTGCGCGGCAAGGCGACCGTCGAGCATCTCATGCCGCAGAAGTGGCGCGCGCATTGGCCGGCGGACCTCGATGAGGAGCAGGCGCGCGAGCGGGACCGCCGCGTCCAGCAGCTCGGCAACCTCACGATCGTGACGCAGGCGCTCAACAGCAAGGTGTCCAACGGTGCTTGGGAGCAGAAGCGCGCGCACTTCCTCGCATCCGATGACGTCCTCATCACGAAGGACGCGCTGGCTCTCGCGGGCGGCTCGACGTGGGACGAAGACACGATCGCCGAGCGGACCGATCAACTGATCACCCAGATCGCCGCACTGTGGCCGGCTCCTGCGGGCCACGTAGGGCTCGATGTCCCGCCGCCCCCGCCGATCACGCGAGCCAGCGTCGACGTCGCGCAGTTGGTGGATGCCGGATGGCTGGAGGTCGGCACCGAGCTCGACCCCCGGTTGCGCGCGGTGCCCGGCGCGGTCGCGACCGTCGCGCAGGATGGCCGACTGTTCGTCGACGGGGTCGCGTACGACACGCCGTCCGCGGCGGCGGCCGTCGTCTACACCGCCAAGGGCGGCGTCAACGGCTGGTGGTTCTGGGGTATCTCCGGCACCGACAAGCGGCTCAACGACGTGCGCGCGGACTACCTCGCCAGCCTCGGCGCAGACGCGGCGGATGCCGGTGTGGAAGCTGACGCATGA